The Epinephelus lanceolatus isolate andai-2023 chromosome 11, ASM4190304v1, whole genome shotgun sequence genome window below encodes:
- the LOC117262779 gene encoding immunoglobulin superfamily member 5-like isoform X2, with protein sequence MKRYTHRNLGSQADNSTSMTVSWKSWPNLFHIYILLCAPGVVSGQFQLEPLNSTVLQGSDVRFNTTVQGIWKVMTWTVQGYLVLTISVTGNITSSSEQFSTRFCSTGVTSCVEFTIHNVTRKEAGPVICSVLGEFGSKTAQLYVQQSGTVNIMGGNVTAVQDQQVEFQCIISAWFPRPTVTWTQNDQAVDKNLYNTTNVVDGDVFNSTTVLKFQAVSNMTVECQATLPTLPSPESNSVFLVVVPKPPDWTVLIAVVVSIGGFALLVLLIIGIIFCYKGRKEKQPNYQDEMRRVRTQSQISSVSAAALRQGQVNAGYVLEGQTSVTPSEHSDCDFYQANSSKVFEIPDVVNSNPAGNGYNSAYTTVDESRFRKHRHVTIV encoded by the exons ATGAAGCGTTACACACACCGCAACTTGGGCTCTCAAGCA GATAACAGCACCAGCATGACTGTTTCCTGGAAATCATGGCCTAACCTCTTCCACATCTATATACTTCTGTGTGCACCCGGAG TGGTGTCAGGACAGTTCCAGCTAGAGCCGCTGAATTCAACGGTGCTACAAGGTTCTGATGTGCGATTCAACACCACTGTACAAGGAATATGGAAGGTTATGACCTGGACTGTCCAAGGATATTTGGTCCTCACGATTTCTGTCACCGGTAACATAACCTCATCTTCAGAGCAGTTCTCTACTAGATTCTGCTCCACCGGTGTGACCAGCTGTGTGGAGTTCACCATCCATAATGTCACACGCAAGGAGGCTGGCCCGGTCATTTGCAGCGTGCTGGGGGAGTTTGGATCAAAGACGGCACAGCTCTACGTACAAC AGAGCGGTACAGTTAACATCATGGGAGGAAATGTGACGGCAGTGCAGGACCAACAGGTGGAGTTCCAGTGTATAATATCTGCCTGGTTCCCCAGACCCACTGTCACCTGGACCCAGAATGATCAAGCTGTGGACAAAAAcctgtacaacaccacaaacgtGGTTGATGGGGATGTTTTCAACTCCACCACTGTCTTGAAGTTTCAGGCAGTCAGCAACATGACAGTGGAGTGTCAGGCAACCCTGCCGACACTACCAAGCCCAGAATCCAACTCTGTGTTCTTGGTGGTTG TTCCCAAACCTCCTGACTGGACCGTGCTGATAGCTGTGGTCGTGTCCATTGGAGGTTTTGCTTTGCTGGTTTTGCTCATCATTGGAATAATCTTCTGCTACAAAGGCAGGAAAGAAAAAC AACCCAACTACCAAGATGAAATGAG AAGAGTGAGGACACAGAGCCAGATAAGTAGTGTCAGTGCAGCTGCACTGAGACAGGGCCAAGTGAACGCAGGATATGTGCTGGAGGGTCAAACAA GTGTCACTCCCAGTGAACACAGTGACTGTGACTTTTACCAGGCAAATAGCTCCAAGGTTTTTGAG
- the LOC117262779 gene encoding immunoglobulin superfamily member 5-like isoform X1, whose amino-acid sequence MKRYTHRNLGSQADNSTSMTVSWKSWPNLFHIYILLCAPGVVSGQFQLEPLNSTVLQGSDVRFNTTVQGIWKVMTWTVQGYLVLTISVTGNITSSSEQFSTRFCSTGVTSCVEFTIHNVTRKEAGPVICSVLGEFGSKTAQLYVQQSGTVNIMGGNVTAVQDQQVEFQCIISAWFPRPTVTWTQNDQAVDKNLYNTTNVVDGDVFNSTTVLKFQAVSNMTVECQATLPTLPSPESNSVFLVVVPKPPDWTVLIAVVVSIGGFALLVLLIIGIIFCYKGRKEKQPNYQDEMSRRVRTQSQISSVSAAALRQGQVNAGYVLEGQTSVTPSEHSDCDFYQANSSKVFEIPDVVNSNPAGNGYNSAYTTVDESRFRKHRHVTIV is encoded by the exons ATGAAGCGTTACACACACCGCAACTTGGGCTCTCAAGCA GATAACAGCACCAGCATGACTGTTTCCTGGAAATCATGGCCTAACCTCTTCCACATCTATATACTTCTGTGTGCACCCGGAG TGGTGTCAGGACAGTTCCAGCTAGAGCCGCTGAATTCAACGGTGCTACAAGGTTCTGATGTGCGATTCAACACCACTGTACAAGGAATATGGAAGGTTATGACCTGGACTGTCCAAGGATATTTGGTCCTCACGATTTCTGTCACCGGTAACATAACCTCATCTTCAGAGCAGTTCTCTACTAGATTCTGCTCCACCGGTGTGACCAGCTGTGTGGAGTTCACCATCCATAATGTCACACGCAAGGAGGCTGGCCCGGTCATTTGCAGCGTGCTGGGGGAGTTTGGATCAAAGACGGCACAGCTCTACGTACAAC AGAGCGGTACAGTTAACATCATGGGAGGAAATGTGACGGCAGTGCAGGACCAACAGGTGGAGTTCCAGTGTATAATATCTGCCTGGTTCCCCAGACCCACTGTCACCTGGACCCAGAATGATCAAGCTGTGGACAAAAAcctgtacaacaccacaaacgtGGTTGATGGGGATGTTTTCAACTCCACCACTGTCTTGAAGTTTCAGGCAGTCAGCAACATGACAGTGGAGTGTCAGGCAACCCTGCCGACACTACCAAGCCCAGAATCCAACTCTGTGTTCTTGGTGGTTG TTCCCAAACCTCCTGACTGGACCGTGCTGATAGCTGTGGTCGTGTCCATTGGAGGTTTTGCTTTGCTGGTTTTGCTCATCATTGGAATAATCTTCTGCTACAAAGGCAGGAAAGAAAAAC AACCCAACTACCAAGATGAAATGAG cAGAAGAGTGAGGACACAGAGCCAGATAAGTAGTGTCAGTGCAGCTGCACTGAGACAGGGCCAAGTGAACGCAGGATATGTGCTGGAGGGTCAAACAA GTGTCACTCCCAGTGAACACAGTGACTGTGACTTTTACCAGGCAAATAGCTCCAAGGTTTTTGAG
- the LOC117263066 gene encoding uncharacterized protein LOC117263066 encodes MLFKVQYKDRKKYIKLQAADYEEFISEVREKFSILVDKICVEDDSGTEVDESVFADLAPHNGICFIIQDGDNNDSGASVSPLSTPPSTFGGSFLSVSSSSSDCEARPLKRKRSDEKASQSSSSSDLIKQIRQTKPGRTTVLEEYEETGTLSDSRRRQMINILAGHMVEKEGRIPERTTKEKYALGIVTLFPALKDPLSRKGYEHFYDSQSGTGFLAWRLKTVQRNTKLPFKEPKMQTAGVSGPGQKRELPQIGGQLDEEHCKEIISLMSHITDREIILQKMKETFEYRQHLIHNPDESDKSRFLPHFWTRNSRQTA; translated from the exons ATGCTATTTAAGGTGCAGTACAAAGACCGCAAGAAATACATCAAATTACAAGCTGCTGATTATGAAGAATTCATTTCTGAAG TGAGAGAGAAGTTCTCCATCCTCGTGGACAAGATTTGTGTGGAAGATGATTCGGGAACCGAGGTGGATGAATCTGTGTTTGCAGACTTGGCCCCACATAATGGGATTTGCTTCATCATCCAGGACGGTGACAACAATG ATTCAGGTGCATCTGTGTCACCTCTATCCACACCACCATCCACATTTGGTGGaagtttcctgtctgtgtccagCAGTAGCAGTGACTGTGAAGCAAGACCACTCAAGCGAAAGAGAAGTGATGAAAAGGCATCCCAAAGTTCTTCATCCAGTGAT CTGATCAAGCAGATTCGACAGACAAAACCAGGAAGGACAACAGTGCTTGAGGAATATGAAGAGACTGGGACTCTCAGTGACAGTAGAAGAAGGCAGATGATTAACATTCTTGCAGGACATATGGTTGAGAAAGAAGG gaGAATCCCTGAGCGAACCACTAAAGAGAAATACGCACTGGGAATTGTTACCTTGTTCCCTGCATTGAAAGATCCCCTCTCCAGGAAGGGATAT GAACATTTCTATGACAGCCAAAGTGGCACTGGATTTCTGGCATGGCGGCTCAAGACCGTTCAGAGGAACACAAAACTTCCATTCAAGGAACCAAAAATGCAGACAGCAGGAGTTAGCGGTCCAGGACAAAAGAGGGAGCTGCCTCAGATTGGTGGTCAGTTGGATGAGGAGCATTGTAAAGAGATCATATCCTTGATGAGCCACATCACTGACAGAGAAATAATCCTGCAGAAGATGAAGGAAACCTTTGAGTATAGACAGCACCTCATCCACAATCCTGATGAGTCGG ATAAATCAAGatttctgcctcatttttgGACCAGAAACAGCCGACAAACTGCTTGA